The following is a genomic window from Hymenobacter chitinivorans DSM 11115.
CGCTACGACGTGGTTGAGGTTGCGGGCGGCTTGCTGCCAGCGGGCCGCAGCCTGGGTCCAGTCGGTGGCTTGCACGCACTGCCGGGCTTGCTGCATGTGCGCATTCTTCTTGGCGCGGGTGTAGACGTTGCGCGACAACGGCACGTAGGACGGCGCAATCCGGCGGGCATACTGGTCGCCGATGCGGAGGGCCACTTCCCGGATGCAGCGCTCCGGGGCGGGCAGACCGGCCAGCGCGGCCTGGTAGCTGGCGCCTTCACTACTCCAGCCCAAATGGTCTTCCTGCCGGGCCTGGTCGACCACCAGCCCCTCGGGGCCGTAGGTGCGGAACCCGGACACAATGCGCATGTCCATGTGCACGACGGTTACCAGTACTTTCCGGTCGGGCTTGTCTTTCTCCTTAATCACCCGCTCTTCCTGGCGCCGCTGCAGCTGCATGTCGGAGTCGAAGGCTTCGAGTACCACCAGCCCATCGACCTGGGAGGTGCGGCAGACCCGCCGGACGTAGTCGGGAGCCATGGGCGGCAGGAAAAACTCGCGCGTGCGGCCGACGAGCTGCAGGTTGGCCGGCGTCACGCGGAAGCGGGGGCTGTTGCGCATCAGGGCCTCGCCGGTACTCAGCACGCAGGCTTCCGCCCCGGCCCGGTCCACCATCGGCCCTTCCCCCGTAAAAATTCCTTCCAGCACGTCGAAGAATTTGTCGCGGCGGCTGTCGGGCAGGATGCGGTTGGCGGTGGCAATACGCTGCAGGGTCGGGGGCATCGGTACCGAGGCCGGAGCCAGCGCCTCCAGGTGAACGGTCGTGGTGCAACTGCTGGCTAGGCCCAGGAAGACCAGGCTAACCCAGGCGGAACGGAGTAGAGAATATTTCATAGCCGGAAAATAAAAACGAGAAGAGGGGAACCTTTCAGCTCCCCTCTTCAACACCATGCCAAAAATTGGCTCCGGCTATATATAACCCGACCTACGCTGCCCGTTAGATAAACAGGGAGCTGATGCTTTCGTGGGTTACCACGTTGCGGATGGCCTGAGCAAACAGGTTGGCCAAGGAAATGACTTTGATTTTGGGGTTTTCCTGCTTCAGCGGAATCGTGTCGGTGATGACCAGCTCTTCCAGCACCGAGTTGCGGATCCGCTCGTGGGCCGGGCCACTGAGCACGCCGTGGGTAATAACGGCCCGCACCGACTTGGCCCCGCGCTCCATCAGCAGCTCGGCGGCCTTGCAGATGGTGCCGGCCGTATCCACGATGTCATCCACGAGGACCACGTTCATACCCGTCACGTCGCCGATGACCTGCATCGAGGCAATTTCGTTGGCCCGCAGGCGCATTTTGTCGCAAACCACGATTTCGGCCCCGAACTTCTTGGCAAAAGCGCGGGTGCGCACCACGCCGCCCACGTCGGGCGAGGCGAAAATCAGATCATCCAAACCCAGGGACTTTATATAAGGAGCCGAAACGGTGGCCCCGTCCAGATGATCCACCGGGATGTCGAAGAAACCCTGAATCTGGCCCGCATGCAGGTCGCAGGTCATCAGGCGGTCAGTGCCCACGCTCTGAATGAAGTCGGCCACGACTTTGGCGCCAATGCTCACGCGGGGCTTGTCCTTGCGGTCCTGGCGGGCGTAGCCGAAGTAGGGCATGACCACGGTGACCGAGGCAGCCGAGGCCCGCTTGGCGGCATCCACCATCAGCATCAGCTCCATCAGGTTTTCGGCCGGCGGGTTGGTGCTCTGAATAAGGAATACCGCGCAGCCCCGCACACTTTCGTTGAAGCTGGGGCCGAGTTCGGTGTCGGCGAAGCGCTGAATGCTCAAATCACCGAGCTGGGTACCGTATGCTTCGGCAATTGCTTTGCCGAGTTCAGGAGAAGCGTTTCCTGCAAAGATTTTAACCTGCTGAGCCATGGAGAGGGGTAAGGGGGCGAAAACGGAAGAAACTGAAAAAGCGAAAGGCGCCGATTCTTCCGGGGAGGAAGGATCAGCGCCTTTCGCGTTACTGTAGTCGGTTGTCCGACCAGGGCTCGAACCTGGACTTTCTTGAATCAAAATCAAGCGTGTTGCCAGTTACACCATCGGACAATTTCCAAGCGGCTATCGGTGTGGATGTGCCGTTTGGGTGTGCAAATGTACTACGGGAAACATTCAAGGCAAATTTTACCGCAAAAATTTTTGCAGAAATTTTCGGGTACTTCCCCGCAAAATATTGCGTTTTGGGGCTTACAGGTTGATAATCAGGGTGGATTAGGGTCGGAAAAAAGGCCCGAACTTTACTCCGGCCCGGCTTTGGCAAAGCCGGGATTAAGCCGTAGTTTTGCACCCTGAAAACGTTGCACCCATCTACATAAAGACTCGCAATGGCGAATAACGGTAAAATCACCCAGGTAATCGGTCCCGTTGTGGACGTGAGCTTCGCGGGTGAAGGCTCTACGCTCCCCAATATCCTCGACGCACTCGAAGTCACGAAAGACAACGGCCAGGTAGTCATCCTGGAGTGCCAGCAACACCTCGGTGAAGACCGTGTGCGCACCATCGCCATGGACTCGACCGAAGGTCTGACCCGCGGCGCGGTAGTACGGAACCTGGGCGCCCCCATGTCGATGCCCACGGGCGAAGGCGTGAAAGGTCGTCTGTTCAACGTGGTAGGCTACGCCATCGACGGCATCCCGCAGCCCAAGAGCGACGGCCCGCTGCCGATTCACCGCCAGCCCCCGCCCTTCGAGGACCTGGCCACGTCGTCGGAAATCCTCTTCACGGGTATTAAAGTAATTGACCTGCTCGCTCCCTATGTAAAAGGTGGCAAAATTGGTTTGTTCGGTGGTGCCGGCGTTGGCAAGACTGTACTGATCATGGAGCTGGTAAACAACATTGCCAAAGCTTACGCTGGTCTGTCGGTATTTGCCGGCGTGGGTGAGCGTACCCGCGAAGGCAATGACCTGTTGCGCGAATTCATTGAGTCGGACATCATCAAGTACGGTGAGGAGTTCAAGCACTCAATGGAAGCTGGCGGCTGGGACCTCTCGAAGGTAGACCAGAACGAGCTGCTCAAGTCGCAGGCTACCCTGGTGTTCGGCCAGATGAACGAGCCCCCCGGAGCCCGGGCCCGCGTAGCCCTGTCGGGTCTAACCATTGCGGAAAACTTCCGCGACGGTGACGGCTCGGGTGCCGGCCGCGACATCCTGTTCTTCATCGACAACATTTTCCGCTTTACCCAGGCGGGTTCGGAAGTATCGGCTCTGCTGGGCCGGATGCCTTCGGCCGTAGGTTACCAGCCCACGTTGGCTACCGAAATGGGTGCCATGCAGGAGCGCATCACCTCGACCAAGCGTGGTTCCATCACCTCGGTACAGGCTGTGTATGTACCGGCTGATGACTTGACTGACCCGGCTCCGGCTAACACCTTTGCCCACTTGGACGCTACCACGGTACTGTCGCGTAAGATTGCCGAGCTCGGCATCTACCCGGCTGTTGACCCGCTGGACTCCACCTCGCGCATCCTGTCGATTGAAGTACTCGGTGCCGAGCACTACAACACGGCTCAGCGCGTGAAGGAGATTCTGCAGCGTTACAAGGAACTGCAGGACATCATCGCCATCCTGGGGATGGACGAACTCTCGGAAGAGGATAAGCTGACCGTAACGCGCGCCCGCCGGGTGCAGCGTTTCCTGTCGCAGCCCTTCTTCGTGGCCGAGCAGTTTACCGGTCTGGCCGGCGTACTGGTTGACATCAAGGATACCATCAAAGGCTTCAACGCCATCATCGACGGTACCTACGACCACCTGCCCGAGTCGGCTTTCAACCTGGTTGGCACCATCGAGGATGCCATTGCCAAGGGTGCCAAGCTGATGGCTGAAGCCAAGTAATTTTATCTAATGTGCGAATGTGATTGAATATGCTGATGTGCTAAGGCAGAATTTTCTGGTTAACACATCAGCATATTTAATTAGCACACCAGCACATTTCCACATTAGCACATTAATACCATGCGTTTAGAAATCATCACGCCGGACCGGAAGGTATTTGAGGGCGACGTAGTGTCGGCGCAATTTCCGGGTACCGACGGGCTGTTTGAGGTCCTCAACAACCACGCTCCGCTGATCAGCGCCCTCAAGTCGGGCGACATCACGGTGACGGGTGCCGCCGGCCGCGAATCCTTCCGCATCGAAGGAGGCGTGGTGGAAGTGCTCCGCAACAATGTGATTGTACTGGCCGAAGGCGTAGTGGCGTAAGCTACTTGACGGCTCAACAATACGGAAGCCCCGCATCTGGCAACAGGTGCGGGGCTTTTTGGTGGCCGTACTTTTTTGGTAATAAGCAGCGGCCAAACTGAAAAAAAGTGCGACGGATCAGTAGCTTGCGGTGCTCATCCGTTTTGTATTCATTCCTTATTTATGCGCAAGCTCCTTGCCTTCACTTTGCTCGCTCTTACTGCCGTTGCCGGGCGCGCCCAGACGTACCAGATTGATTATCGGCGGGCCATGCAGGCCCAGGATACGGCCAAGGTTCGGAAAGTGCTGACCACTTGGCAGCAGAAAAAGCCCCAGGACCCCGACTGGTACGTGGCCAATTTTAACTACCTACTGAAGAAATCCTACCGGGTGGTGGTCAGCGCGGACCCGGACAAGAAAGGCGGGGTGGTGTTCAGCAAGCCCGATGGAAAGGCCGCCGGCTCCATCAGTAAAGGCTACGAGCCCACGCTGCTGGCGGCGGCCCGCGCCACGCTGCGGGATGGTATCCGGGTGGCGCCCGACCGGCTGGACATGCGCTTTGGCCTAGCCAAAACCTACGAAATGACCCAGGAACCGGCCGCCGAAATCGAGGTGCTGACGGCCGCCCTAGCCGATCGGCAAGCCAGCGGTAAACCCTGGCGGTGGCGGGATGGGGCGGCTTTGCCCGCGGCCGAGAAGGTGTTTGTGCCCGAAAGCATGGAGGAGTACATGCTGCCCTACTGGCAGATGCAAAATGCCGAAGCGGACGAGGTGGTGCGGCAACTGGCCGAGCTGCTGGGCAAATACTACCCCGAAAGCTCATTGGCGCCCTTCAACCTGGGCACGTACTACGCCCAGAAAAAGGAGTGGCAGAAGTCGTTGGAGCTGTTTGAGCAGGCCAATACCCGCAAGCCCAACGACTGGCAAACCCTAGCCAACCTGACCAAGGTAGAAATTGAACTGGGCCATAAGACCCAGGCCCAGCAATATCTGGCGGCGTTGCGCAAGCTACCAGAAGGCCGCCCGGCCGCGGCCGACCTGAGTAAGGAAATTCGGGAGATGAAATAGCGCCCGGCGTTGCGCCCGGCCGTATCTTGCGGCCCCAAATACGTCCGTTTCCGCGCTAATCATGAAGATTACCCCTAAAATCACCCCGATTTACCAGACGTCCGTCTTCAAGTTTGACGACCTGAACGAACTGGAGCAATACTTTGGGGAGCCGGGGAGCCGGTATATGTACTCGCGCAACGGCAACCCCAACTCCGACGAGCTGGCCGCGGCCGTCAACAAGCTCGAGGGCGGGGTGGGGGCCATTGCTACCGGCTCGGGGATGGCCGCCATTTTCGCCGCCATCCTGGCCTACTGCCAGGCCGGGGACCATGTGCTGTGCGCGGCCGACATCTACGGGGGCTCTTCGTCGCTGCTGAATGCCGAGCTGAGCCGCATGGGCATCACGGTAAGTTACGTGCCGTTTGAGCAGCTCTACACGCTGGGGGAGTTTGTGCAGCCCACTACCCGGCTGCTGCTGGCCGAAACCATCAGCAACCCGCTGCTGCGCGTAGCCGATTTGCGCCGCCTGGCCGCCGAGTGTCACGCCCACGGGCTGAAGCTGGTGGTGGATAACACGTTTGCCTCGCCCATTATTACCCGGCCCCTGGAGCTGGGTGCCGACATCACCTTGCACAGCGTGACCAAGTACATTGCCGGGCACAGCGACGTAACGGCTGGCGTGGTGGTGACCAGCGACGCGGAAACGGCGGCCCGCCTCAAGCAGATTGGCGTGTTTTACGGCCTGACGCTGAGCCCGATGGAAAGCTGGCTGGCCGTGCGAGGCCTCAAAACCCTACGGCTGCGCATGCGGGAGCACAGCGCCAACGCCCTAGCCATTGCCAACTTCCTGGCGGCCCACCCCAAAGTGCGGCAAGTCAATTATCCGGGCCTGGAGGCCCACCCGCAGCACGCGCTGGCCCGGGAACAGGGCGCCGGGCAGTTTGGGGGCATGATGTCGTTTTTGCTGGCTGATGAAGCCGAAGCTGTCAACGAGCTGATGCACCGCACCAAACGGTTCCCCTTCGCGCCGTCCCTGGCCGGGGTCGACTCGTCCTTGTCGTATCCGCTGGGCACTTCGCACCGCTACCTCACGCCCGAGCAGCAGCGGGAGCTGGGCATTACCGTGGGATTGGTGCGGCTGTCGGTAGGCATTGAGCCCCTGGAAGACCTGCTAGCCGACCTGGCGCAGGCCTTGGATTGAGCTATAAACGGCCCCAATTTAATAGTTGAATACAATTTATTAAGTCTGATTGAGTAGGGGTAATTCATTGAAATAAAGGCCTTTGTGTTTGATTATGGGCTAAAGTAAAAGTCCTGGAAAGTTGTTTTTTAGGGTTAAGCTTGCCGGAAAGGTGTCGTATTTCGCAGCAGTACAACAGTGTATTGCTGGCTAGTCCGGCTTCGTTTCACGCTTTCCCAACTTACTTGCTCATGGCTTCTGCTTCATCCCGCTTGCCTCTTTCGCTTAAGCTTGTTGTCAGTGGCTTTCTGGCCGTGATGGTGCCGGTGTATTACCTCAACTACGGCCCCACCAACTTCCTCTACTTCTGCGACGTAGCCCTGCTCCTTTGCTTTGTGAGTTTGTGGACCGAGTCGGCGCTGCCGGCCTCGATGGCCGCGGTGGGCATCCTGCTGCCCCAGGCCTTCTGGTGCGCCGACTTCGTGGGCGAACTGCTGGGCATGCGTTTGGTGGGCATGACGAGCTACATGTTTGACCCCAACCGCTCGTTATTTCTGCGCGGGCTTTCCTTTTTCCACGGTTGGCTCCCGTTTCTGCTGCTGTTTCTGGTGAAGCGCCTGGGGTACGACCGGCGCGCCCTCTGGGCCTGGACCGGCCTGGGCTGGAGTCTGTGCCTGGTGGCCTACTTCCTGCTGCCCGCTGCCGGTACCGTCATGCCCGACCCCAAAATCCCGGTCAATATCAACTACGTTTTCGGCTTCGATGATGCCCACGCCCAGACTTGGCTGCCCGCGCCGGTATATTTGGTGTGCTGGATGACGGCGCTGCTGGCCGTATTCTACCTGCCCACCCATTTTGTACTGCGCAAAGTGTTTGGCAGCCCCATGCAACGTGCCAAAGGGCTCAGTACTTCGGAAGTTACGGGACGCCTAGCCGCGTAAGCACGCTGTCTTGCCCAATGCGTGGGGAAAATGCCGCGTTTAGCACCATCCACAGGCTTCGACACTATATACTGCCGGCTTAAGGTTTGTACTGCGTGCCATGCTTTTTGTACGGCTTGTGCTAGGCACTGAACTTTATGTACTGGGTAGCCGGAGTATGTACTAAATCACAGTCCAGATTAGGACTGCAGAATTTCGCGCAGGGCTCCAGCCACGCGGCGCAAATCGGTTTCCGTCATGGCCGAGCCGGAGGGCAGGCACAGGCCGCGGGCAAACAAATCGGCGCTGACGGCCTGGCCGTAGCGCGGCGTGTGGGCAAACAGCGGCTGCTGGTGCAGGGGCTTCCACAGGGGCCGCGACTCGACATTGTGGGTTTCCAGGTGCTGGTGGACTTGCTCGGGGGTGACGGAGGTATGTTCCGGGTCGAGGGTGACGGCTGTGAGCCAGCGGTTGGAGGTTCCCAGGGCCGGCTCGGTGGGCCCAAATTGCAGGGCCGGCACGTCGCGCAGGTTCTGCTCGTACCAGGCAAAGATTTCCCGGCGACTTTTCACCCGGCTGTCGATAAGCTCCATCTGGCCCCGCCCGATACCGGCCAGGATGTTGCTGAGCCGGTAGTTGTAGCCTACCGTGGAGTGCTGATAATACGGAGCCGGGTCTTTGGCCTGGGTGGCCAGAAACCGGGTTTTCTCGGCCCAGTCGGTCCGGTTGGTGACTAGGGCGCCGCCCCCGCTGGTGGTAATAATCTTGTTGCCGTTGAAGGAGAAAACGCCCACGTGGCCGAACGTGCCGAGGCGGCGGCCGTCGAAGCGGGAGCCCAGGGCTTCGGCGGCGTCTTCGAGCACCGGAATGTCGTGAGCCTCGGCAATGGCCAGCAGCTGGGGCAGCAAAGCTGGCATGCCATAGAGGTGCACCAGAATCAGGGCCTTGGGCTTTTTGCCGAGCCGAATTCGGTCTTCAATGGCCTCGCGCAGCCGGTCGGGGCACATATTCCAGGTGGTCGGCTCACTATCCACGAAGACGGGCGTGGCGCCCAGGTACAGAATCGGGTTGGCCGTAGCCACAAACGTAAACGAGGGGCAGAGCACTTCGTCGCCGGGCCCTACACCCAGCAGCAGCAGGCCCAGGTGAATGGCGGCCGTGCCCGAGGCCAGCGCCACGCAGTGGGCCGCGCCGGTATACTGGCAGATATCCTGCTCAAAACCCGCAAGGTTGGGGCCGGCCGGGGCCACCCAGTTATCCTCAATGGCCTTGTGCACATAGTTGAGCTCGTGACGGCCGAGGTGGGGCGGGGAAAGAAAGATTCGGTCGTAATCCTGACTATGCATGCGTTTTGATAACGGTGGCGGGTACGCCGACGGCGGTGCAGTCGGCGGGTAGGTCGCGCACGGCCACGGCCCCGGCGCCCACGATGGTGCGGGCCCCGATGCGGACCTGGTTGATAACGGTGGCGTTGGTACCTAAGTACACGCCGGTTTCCAGATACGCTTCGCCGCCCACGTTGGCGTGGGGCATCAGGGAGCAGAAGTCGGCGAGCACCGCGTCGTGGCCGATGGTGCAGCCCAGGTTGAGCAGCACGTGGCGGCCCAGGCGAATATCGGTGGTCAGAATGCAGCCCTGCCCGATGATGCAGCCTTCACCGAGCTCAATACGCTGGTAGAGCTGGCAGGCCACGGCCGGGTGCACCAGCGTGGCAAAGCGGAGTTGGGGCGAGGTAAGCAGCCCGGCAATGGTGGCCCGGCTGCGCCCGTTGCCGACGGCAATAATCACCTGTAGCGGCTCGGTAGTGGCATTCAAGGCGGCCGAGTCACCGAGGTAGGGCAGGTCGTGGATGATGGCCGTGGCCGGGCGCTGGTCGTCGTAGAAGCCGGCTAGCTGCCAGGTGGGGCGGGCTTCGTTGATTTGCCGGGCCAGCACCAGCACTTCCCGGCCCAGCCCCCCGGCGCCGAATATCACCAGCTTGGGCAGCGGGTCGGATGCAGCAATACTATGCGTGAAGAAATGGGTCATGCAACAGGGGGAGAAGAAGCGGGCGGCGAGCCGGTAAAAGCTTCCGTGGTAGCTTGGCCGGGGGCCGAAATGCCCTGGGCCCCGAGCACCCGCCGCGCGGTGAGCAGCAAAATGCGCAGGTCCAGGGCCAGGGACAGGTGGTCGACATACCAGACGTCGAAGGCAAACTTTTGTTCCCACGACAGGGCGTTGCGGCCGTTGACCTGGGCCCAGCCCGTGATGCCGGGCTTGACCTCGTGGCGGCGGGCCTGCTCGGGCGAGTATAGCGGCAGATACTGGGGCAGCAGGGGCCGTGGGCCCACCAGGCTCAGTTCCCCGCGCACCACGTTCCAGAGCTGGGGCAGCTCATCCAGGGACGAAGCGCGCAGCCAGCGGCCCAACCGGGTGAGGCGCTGGGCGTCGGGCAGCAGATGGCCGGCCGCGTCGCGGGCGTCGGACATGGTTTGGAGCTTATAGAGCGTGAACAGGGCGCCGGCCCGGCCCGGCCGGAGCTGACGAAACAGGACGGCTCCCCGGTTCTGGAAAGCCAGCAGCAGGGCCGCCCCCAGCAGCAGCGGCAGCGTGAGCAGGGCCGCGGGCAGGGCCACGACAAGGTCAAGCCCACGCTTGCCCCAGTTTGGGTACCAGGATGCGGATTCAGAAACGGCCATACGCGTAATAAAAGCCCTGGTCACGGAGAGCGGGCTAAGGGCAAAAATATGCTTTTTATGCAGCGCAGGCCGTAGCTTGCGGCGTGTCCGGGCCCTGGCGCGTCCAACTTCCGCTTCTGGTGGTTGAATCCGCCCCCGTTTGGGGCTCATTTTTCTGCTTTCCGCCTCTGCCTGTTCTGCTTATGCTCGTCTTTCCCAACGCCAAACTCAACCTGGGCCTTTACGTCACGGAGCAGCGGCCCGACGGGTTTCGCAACCTCGAATCGGTGTTTGTGCCCCTGCCGTGGTGCGACGCGCTGGAAGTGCTGCAAGCCCCGGCCACTGCCCTGACTTTGTCGGGCATCCCGATTCCGGGTGAGGCGGCCACCAACCTGTGCTGGCGGGCCTACGAGTTGCTCAAAGCGGATTTTGACCTGCCCGCCGTGCAGATGCACTTGCACAAAGCCGTGCCCATCGGGGCGGGCCTGGGCGGCGGCTCCGGCGACGCGGCCTTTGCGCTGCGGGCTCTGCGGGAGCTGTTCGACTTGCCCCTGACCACCGGGCAGCTCCAGCAGTACGCCCGCCGCCTGGGCTCCGACTGCGCCTTTTTCGTGGAGAACAAGCCGGTTTTTGCTTACGAGAAAGGGGACATATTCGCGCCCATTACGCTTGATTTGACGGGCGTGGCCTGCCAGGTGGTGTACCCCAATCTGCACATCAGCACGGCCGAAGCGTATGCCCGCGTGGGCACCCGCCCGCCCCGCCACGACCTGCGCCAAAGCCTGGCCCAGCCCATGGCCACCTGGCGCGACACGGTGACCAATGACTTTGAAGACGCCCTGACCCCGCATTACCCGGTGCTGGCCGACATAAAAGCCGCCTTATACGCCGCCGGCGCTACCTACGCCAGCCTGTCGGGCTCGGGCTCGGCGGTGTACGGCTTGTTTCCGGATAGTGAGCTGCCGCCGCTGACGTGGTCGTCGGAATATCAGGTGTGGAGTGGGCCGCTGTAGCCTCCGGCAAGCATTGGAAAAGCGGCTTCGCGGGCTGTGCCAACTGCTGCCGGTAGCCGCCGGGCTGCTGGCGGCGGGTTGTGCGCCGGCTGAACCGCCGCCGCTGCGCATCAGCGTGGTAGGCGACGTGCTCCTGGACCGGGGCGTACCCGCGGCGGCGCGGCGCGACAGTGCCCGGCTGCAACGTACTGCCCGGCGGCTCTGGGAGGCCAGCCGCTACGTAATCGGCAACCTGGAGTGCCCTTTGGCTTCCGCGGCGGTGCCGGTGCGCAAGCAGTTTTCGTTTCGGGGGCAGCCGCAGGCGGCACGGTGGCTGCGGCGGCTGGGGTTTACCCAGCTGTCCTTGGCCAACAACCACACGCTCGACCAGCAGCTGGCCGGGTTGCGCACAACTCATGAGGTATTGCGGCAAGCTGGGCTAGTCGGGCTTGGCTTTGCGGCTGATTCTCTGGCTGGCTGCCTGCCTACTTTGCTTGGTCCCGACAGCAGCGTGGCCGTTTTTGCCTACTCGGCCCTGCACGTAAGCGCCCGGGGTCAAGGCTGCCTGTGCGGGCGGGATTTTACAATTCTCTGCGAACGGGTGGCGGCCTACAAAACGCTGTTTCCCCGCCGGGCCGTCATTGTATACCTGCACTGGGGCACCGAGTACTCTTTCGAACCCGGGCCCGAGCAACGGCAGCAGGCACGCATGCTTATCGACTGCGGCGCCGCCGCCGTGGTGGGGGCGCATCCGCACGTGGTGCAGGCGGCCGAGTTTTACCGGGGCCGTCCTATTCTCTATAGCCTGGGCAATTTCCTTTTCGACCAGCAGGGCCGGGGGGCCGACCTGGCCGCCCAGGCCGATTTTGACGTGCGCGCCGGCCGCGTGGTGGCCACCTGGATTCGGCCGCTGCGCCTGCGGGGCGCGGTGCCCCAGCCCGCCGACGAAACCGCCCGTGCTATGCTCGCCGCTCGGCTGCAAGGCGCTTCCTCCGCGCTACGGCTGGTGCCCGACCCGGCCGGTACCGGCTGGCAATTGCTGCCAAGCGTAGCAGCCGCAGCGGATACTACGGCCGCTTGTACTGCCCGCCAGCTGGTGCTGCCGGCTGCTGGCGCTACCGTGCGGCTGCGCTACCGGCCCCGCGTCCGGGAATATCAGGTGCAAACGACAATTGGGCCCACCACGACGGTGCTGGATCTGGGCTTTCCGCTGTACCGCTTCACCCAGGGCGACGTGGACAACGACGGACAACCTGATTTGCTGGTGGGCCCCGTAAAGGCCACGCGCTTCGACTCCACGGTGCGCCGGCGCTTGTTCGTGTACCAGCTCCGGCAAGGCCGCTGGGTGCCCCGCTGGCTGGGTTCCCGGGTGGTGTACCGCCTGCTATATTTCCGCCCGGCCCGCGCGCCGGATACCCGTACCGTTGTGCTTACCTTGGAGCAGGCGCCCGATGGCCAGTACTGGGTGGGGCGCTATTACTGGCAGGGGTTTGGTCTGGTGCTCGACCGATTTGTGTACCACAGCCGCTCCTTGGACGCGGCATATTTGCAGTTTGTGTAGATTTAACTAGTTGATTATGAATCGTAATTCGATAATTGCAGTGGCCTTGGTAATTCTGGTGGCCCTGGGCGCCGGGTTGTTTTTCTGGCGGCGGCCTGCTGCCCAAGTCCCGGCTCCGGCGGCAGCAAAAGCAGCAGCCACCCCCGCGCCCCAGCTCACAGATTCGGCGCATGATAATGGCTTTGGGGAAATAGTGCCCGTGGTGGCCGCCGCCGATAAGCGCCTGCTGACCAGCTACTACCAGCGGCCCTACATCAAAGAGTATTATACGGAAGAGTACTACGAAGAATTCAGCCCCGAAAGCGCCCACGAGGCCCCGCTGCCCACGTTCGACTATGACCAGAACCTGGATGGCAAGTCCTACCTCGACTTGCTGCTGCTGCGCAACACCGTGTACGCCCGTAATGGCTACTGCTTTCTGAACGCCACGGCCCGCAAGTACTTCAGCAAACAAAACTGGTACCGTCCCGTGTGGAGCGAGGTAATTACGGACAGCACCGGCCGGGAGCTGCAGCCCGCCGACTCGCTGCTGCCGGTGCCGCTGGACCCCCGGGAGCTAGCCTTTGTGCAACGGGTCCACGCCCGCGAAACCGAGCTGCTGCGGCAGCGCGAAGCCCGGCAA
Proteins encoded in this region:
- a CDS encoding ribose-phosphate pyrophosphokinase, whose amino-acid sequence is MAQQVKIFAGNASPELGKAIAEAYGTQLGDLSIQRFADTELGPSFNESVRGCAVFLIQSTNPPAENLMELMLMVDAAKRASAASVTVVMPYFGYARQDRKDKPRVSIGAKVVADFIQSVGTDRLMTCDLHAGQIQGFFDIPVDHLDGATVSAPYIKSLGLDDLIFASPDVGGVVRTRAFAKKFGAEIVVCDKMRLRANEIASMQVIGDVTGMNVVLVDDIVDTAGTICKAAELLMERGAKSVRAVITHGVLSGPAHERIRNSVLEELVITDTIPLKQENPKIKVISLANLFAQAIRNVVTHESISSLFI
- a CDS encoding trans-sulfuration enzyme family protein; the encoded protein is MKITPKITPIYQTSVFKFDDLNELEQYFGEPGSRYMYSRNGNPNSDELAAAVNKLEGGVGAIATGSGMAAIFAAILAYCQAGDHVLCAADIYGGSSSLLNAELSRMGITVSYVPFEQLYTLGEFVQPTTRLLLAETISNPLLRVADLRRLAAECHAHGLKLVVDNTFASPIITRPLELGADITLHSVTKYIAGHSDVTAGVVVTSDAETAARLKQIGVFYGLTLSPMESWLAVRGLKTLRLRMREHSANALAIANFLAAHPKVRQVNYPGLEAHPQHALAREQGAGQFGGMMSFLLADEAEAVNELMHRTKRFPFAPSLAGVDSSLSYPLGTSHRYLTPEQQRELGITVGLVRLSVGIEPLEDLLADLAQALD
- a CDS encoding tetratricopeptide repeat protein → MRKLLAFTLLALTAVAGRAQTYQIDYRRAMQAQDTAKVRKVLTTWQQKKPQDPDWYVANFNYLLKKSYRVVVSADPDKKGGVVFSKPDGKAAGSISKGYEPTLLAAARATLRDGIRVAPDRLDMRFGLAKTYEMTQEPAAEIEVLTAALADRQASGKPWRWRDGAALPAAEKVFVPESMEEYMLPYWQMQNAEADEVVRQLAELLGKYYPESSLAPFNLGTYYAQKKEWQKSLELFEQANTRKPNDWQTLANLTKVEIELGHKTQAQQYLAALRKLPEGRPAAADLSKEIREMK
- the atpD gene encoding F0F1 ATP synthase subunit beta → MANNGKITQVIGPVVDVSFAGEGSTLPNILDALEVTKDNGQVVILECQQHLGEDRVRTIAMDSTEGLTRGAVVRNLGAPMSMPTGEGVKGRLFNVVGYAIDGIPQPKSDGPLPIHRQPPPFEDLATSSEILFTGIKVIDLLAPYVKGGKIGLFGGAGVGKTVLIMELVNNIAKAYAGLSVFAGVGERTREGNDLLREFIESDIIKYGEEFKHSMEAGGWDLSKVDQNELLKSQATLVFGQMNEPPGARARVALSGLTIAENFRDGDGSGAGRDILFFIDNIFRFTQAGSEVSALLGRMPSAVGYQPTLATEMGAMQERITSTKRGSITSVQAVYVPADDLTDPAPANTFAHLDATTVLSRKIAELGIYPAVDPLDSTSRILSIEVLGAEHYNTAQRVKEILQRYKELQDIIAILGMDELSEEDKLTVTRARRVQRFLSQPFFVAEQFTGLAGVLVDIKDTIKGFNAIIDGTYDHLPESAFNLVGTIEDAIAKGAKLMAEAK
- a CDS encoding DUF6340 family protein, with the translated sequence MKYSLLRSAWVSLVFLGLASSCTTTVHLEALAPASVPMPPTLQRIATANRILPDSRRDKFFDVLEGIFTGEGPMVDRAGAEACVLSTGEALMRNSPRFRVTPANLQLVGRTREFFLPPMAPDYVRRVCRTSQVDGLVVLEAFDSDMQLQRRQEERVIKEKDKPDRKVLVTVVHMDMRIVSGFRTYGPEGLVVDQARQEDHLGWSSEGASYQAALAGLPAPERCIREVALRIGDQYARRIAPSYVPLSRNVYTRAKKNAHMQQARQCVQATDWTQAAARWQQAARNLNHVVAGRAFYNLAVYEEMNNHLPEAIDYARKAAYTCQMRPAVAYLRVLQQRQQAEQLVQQQMLRP
- a CDS encoding membrane-associated protein yields the protein MASASSRLPLSLKLVVSGFLAVMVPVYYLNYGPTNFLYFCDVALLLCFVSLWTESALPASMAAVGILLPQAFWCADFVGELLGMRLVGMTSYMFDPNRSLFLRGLSFFHGWLPFLLLFLVKRLGYDRRALWAWTGLGWSLCLVAYFLLPAAGTVMPDPKIPVNINYVFGFDDAHAQTWLPAPVYLVCWMTALLAVFYLPTHFVLRKVFGSPMQRAKGLSTSEVTGRLAA
- the atpC gene encoding ATP synthase F1 subunit epsilon, whose translation is MRLEIITPDRKVFEGDVVSAQFPGTDGLFEVLNNHAPLISALKSGDITVTGAAGRESFRIEGGVVEVLRNNVIVLAEGVVA